A genomic segment from Deinococcus sp. YIM 77859 encodes:
- a CDS encoding Maf family nucleotide pyrophosphatase, translating to MILASGSPRRRELLAHLGVPFRVVVSGEAEDSPERDPARLARELASLKAWAVARGHPGAVVIAADTVVAAGGDLLGKPRDEAENRAFVQRLSGRTHQVYTGVTVVSGGQESGGVERTDVTFRTLTEPEIAHYAATGEGRDKAGGYGIQGAGMALVERVNGDYSNVVGFPLALVIRLLRGAGVAVWGEGQAPRAIRPASPPRSRC from the coding sequence GTGATTCTTGCCTCGGGCAGTCCGCGTCGGCGAGAGCTGCTGGCACATCTGGGCGTGCCGTTCCGCGTCGTGGTGAGCGGCGAGGCGGAAGACAGCCCAGAACGTGACCCCGCGCGGCTGGCCAGAGAACTCGCCTCGCTCAAGGCTTGGGCCGTTGCGCGAGGCCACCCCGGCGCCGTGGTCATCGCGGCGGATACGGTGGTGGCCGCCGGCGGCGACCTGCTGGGCAAGCCGCGGGACGAGGCCGAGAACCGCGCCTTTGTGCAGCGGCTCTCGGGACGAACCCACCAGGTGTACACGGGCGTCACGGTCGTGAGCGGCGGACAGGAGTCCGGGGGCGTGGAACGAACGGACGTGACCTTCCGCACCCTCACCGAACCCGAGATCGCCCACTACGCCGCGACCGGTGAGGGCCGCGACAAGGCGGGCGGCTACGGCATTCAGGGCGCTGGCATGGCGCTGGTGGAGCGCGTCAATGGGGATTACTCGAACGTGGTGGGCTTTCCGCTCGCGCTGGTGATCCGGCTGCTGCGCGGCGCGGGCGTGGCGGTATGGGGGGAGGGGCAAGCCCCCAGGGCTATTCGACCCGCGTCTCCACCACGATCTCGCTGTTGA
- the deoC gene encoding deoxyribose-phosphate aldolase produces the protein MNLAPYIDHTLLKATATAADIRQLCAEAREHSFYAVCVNPVYVPLAKAELAGTAVKVATVCGFPLGAVLPEQKAVEARLSVEAGADEVDMVIHIGAALEGDWDAVEADVRAVRQAIPGTVLKVIIETCYLDDAQKRAATEAAVAGGADFVKTSTGFGPGGATPADVRLMADVIAGRAQLKAAGGVRTPADARAMIEAGATRLGTSSGVSLVQGGEAGSGY, from the coding sequence GTGAATCTCGCGCCCTACATCGACCACACCCTGCTCAAGGCCACCGCCACCGCCGCCGACATCCGTCAGCTTTGTGCCGAAGCGCGGGAGCATTCGTTCTACGCGGTGTGCGTCAACCCCGTCTATGTGCCGCTGGCCAAAGCCGAACTCGCAGGAACGGCCGTCAAGGTCGCCACCGTCTGCGGCTTTCCGTTGGGCGCGGTCCTGCCCGAGCAAAAAGCGGTCGAGGCCCGCCTGAGCGTGGAGGCGGGGGCAGACGAGGTGGATATGGTCATCCACATCGGCGCGGCCCTAGAGGGGGACTGGGACGCCGTGGAGGCGGACGTGCGCGCGGTGCGGCAGGCCATTCCAGGTACGGTGCTCAAGGTCATCATCGAAACCTGCTACCTGGATGACGCACAAAAGCGGGCCGCGACAGAGGCGGCGGTTGCGGGTGGAGCCGATTTTGTCAAGACCAGCACCGGCTTCGGTCCGGGCGGCGCGACGCCTGCGGACGTACGGCTGATGGCGGACGTGATCGCGGGCCGAGCGCAGCTCAAGGCGGCGGGCGGCGTTCGCACCCCCGCCGACGCCCGAGCGATGATCGAGGCGGGCGCAACGCGGCTGGGCACGTCGAGCGGCGTGTCCCTCGTGCAGGGCGGGGAGGCCGGTTCTGGCTACTGA
- a CDS encoding peroxiredoxin, whose amino-acid sequence MTGPAPRLQPGDPFPDFALPDAEGRTHRLSDYAGRYVVLYAYPKDDTPGCTKEACDFRDSARLHSLGAVILGVSRDDAESHRAFAQKHSLPFPLLTDVDASFLRSLGAFGPKNLYGKVVEGVKRETFLIGPDGRLVKAWRNVSVDGHADAVAAAIEADQKARRDA is encoded by the coding sequence ATGACTGGCCCTGCCCCTCGCCTCCAACCCGGTGACCCCTTTCCTGACTTCGCCCTTCCCGACGCTGAGGGCCGCACCCACCGCCTCTCCGACTACGCGGGCCGCTACGTCGTCCTGTACGCCTACCCCAAGGACGACACACCCGGCTGCACCAAGGAAGCCTGCGACTTCCGCGACAGCGCCCGGCTCCACTCCCTCGGCGCGGTGATTCTGGGTGTGAGCCGCGACGACGCGGAGAGCCACCGCGCCTTTGCCCAGAAGCACAGCCTGCCCTTCCCGCTTCTGACCGATGTGGACGCAAGCTTCCTGAGGAGCCTGGGGGCCTTTGGTCCCAAGAACCTCTACGGGAAAGTCGTGGAGGGCGTGAAGCGAGAGACTTTCCTGATCGGCCCGGATGGGCGGCTGGTCAAAGCCTGGCGAAATGTGTCTGTGGACGGGCATGCGGATGCCGTTGCTGCCGCCATCGAAGCTGATCAGAAGGCGAGGCGCGATGCCTGA
- the rpiA gene encoding ribose 5-phosphate isomerase A, producing MPELEALKQEAALRAVTLVRSGMRVGLGTGSTAKYAIEAIGERLASGDLRGVVGVATSDASEALARRVGIPVEPLDPRPLDLAIDGADEIDPQLNLIKGLGGALLREKLTEVQARELVIIADHTKLVTRLGEKAPLPVEIARFGFLSTIERLRQLVPGGRLRQPGAQPYVTDNGNYIYDAQLPERFDAAGLERQLKGTLGVVETGFFLGMAQRAFVAAPEGVRELRCP from the coding sequence ATGCCTGAGCTGGAGGCGCTGAAACAGGAGGCGGCCCTGCGCGCGGTCACGCTGGTCAGAAGCGGCATGCGGGTCGGTTTGGGCACCGGCAGCACCGCGAAATACGCGATTGAGGCGATTGGAGAACGCCTGGCGTCCGGCGACCTGCGCGGTGTGGTGGGGGTCGCGACCAGCGACGCTTCGGAAGCGCTCGCGCGGCGGGTCGGCATTCCGGTTGAACCGCTCGACCCCCGGCCCCTGGACCTCGCCATCGACGGCGCAGACGAGATCGATCCCCAGCTCAACCTGATCAAGGGCTTGGGCGGGGCGCTGCTGCGCGAGAAGCTGACCGAGGTGCAGGCGCGCGAGCTCGTGATCATCGCGGATCACACCAAGCTCGTCACTCGGCTGGGCGAGAAAGCACCCCTGCCGGTCGAGATCGCCCGCTTCGGCTTTCTGTCCACCATCGAGCGGTTACGCCAACTCGTTCCTGGCGGGCGACTGCGGCAACCCGGCGCGCAGCCCTACGTAACAGACAACGGCAACTACATCTATGACGCGCAGCTTCCGGAGCGGTTTGACGCCGCCGGGCTCGAACGGCAGCTCAAGGGCACGCTGGGCGTGGTGGAAACGGGGTTTTTCCTGGGCATGGCGCAGCGGGCCTTTGTGGCGGCTCCGGAGGGCGTACGCGAGTTGCGCTGCCCCTAA
- a CDS encoding PIG-L deacetylase family protein, producing the protein MTALPAAPGYRAGQRVLVVSPHPDDESLCCAGSIQHALAAGAQVYIVWLTSGDGFELDAALHEHTPHPRGRALERLGQDRLAEATHAASVLGVPRDHLFFLGYPDGSLLRLLRAHSATPTRSRYTGATHVPYAQALSPGAPYTAASLERDLGTVLDRVRPDVVLLPSTADFHHDHQATSLVTQRLLAARGEQGRERFWIVHGGLEWPVPKGLHEGFPLLIPPRGHRLPWTRVDLTPQEQNIKLRALRAHASQMAVMPRFLTAFVRSNELLASPAK; encoded by the coding sequence GTGACGGCCCTGCCTGCCGCCCCCGGCTACCGCGCCGGGCAGCGTGTCCTGGTGGTCAGCCCCCACCCCGACGACGAGAGCCTGTGCTGTGCGGGCAGTATTCAACATGCCCTGGCTGCCGGAGCACAGGTGTACATTGTGTGGCTGACGAGCGGCGACGGGTTCGAGCTCGATGCGGCGCTGCACGAACACACGCCCCACCCCCGTGGCCGAGCGTTGGAACGGTTGGGCCAGGACCGCCTTGCGGAGGCCACCCACGCGGCCAGTGTGCTCGGTGTGCCGCGTGACCACCTGTTTTTCCTGGGCTACCCCGATGGCAGCCTGCTGAGACTGCTGCGCGCCCACTCGGCCACCCCCACCCGCTCGCGGTACACAGGGGCGACGCATGTGCCCTATGCCCAGGCGCTCTCGCCCGGTGCCCCGTACACCGCCGCCAGCCTGGAGCGCGACCTGGGAACGGTCCTCGACCGGGTACGGCCTGACGTGGTGCTCCTGCCCTCCACCGCTGACTTTCACCACGATCACCAGGCCACCAGCCTGGTGACCCAGCGCCTGCTGGCGGCACGCGGCGAGCAGGGCCGCGAGCGGTTCTGGATCGTCCACGGCGGTCTGGAATGGCCCGTTCCCAAGGGGTTGCACGAGGGGTTCCCGCTGCTGATTCCCCCACGCGGCCACCGTCTGCCCTGGACTCGGGTGGACCTCACGCCCCAGGAGCAGAACATCAAACTGCGTGCCCTGCGGGCCCACGCGAGCCAGATGGCGGTGATGCCGCGTTTTCTCACGGCCTTTGTCCGCTCGAATGAACTCCTCGCGTCGCCTGCGAAGTGA